In Candidatus Micrarchaeota archaeon, a single genomic region encodes these proteins:
- a CDS encoding DUF424 family protein yields the protein MIYKVGVGWIIYIKIHDTENGDMVAMCDSSLIDKVLTDGDVEINIKDYSDFYKEKLVDIEKASKMISPERLYSANIIGKESVEASIRSNIIDKDNVKYVGKVPYAHAFRIKY from the coding sequence TTGATATATAAGGTTGGGGTAGGTTGGATCATTTACATAAAGATACACGATACCGAAAATGGCGACATGGTGGCCATGTGCGACTCCTCGCTCATAGACAAGGTACTGACCGACGGGGATGTCGAGATAAACATAAAGGACTATTCTGATTTCTACAAGGAAAAGCTAGTCGATATAGAAAAGGCCTCGAAGATGATAAGTCCGGAGAGGCTCTACTCTGCGAACATAATAGGCAAGGAATCGGTTGAAGCCTCGATACGCAGCAACATAATAGATAAGGACAATGTCAAATACGTGGGGAAAGTCCCCTATGCTCATGCATTCAGGATAAAATATTAG
- a CDS encoding NagC family transcriptional regulator, translating into MMPNMDPRTMKNLMARMGIKSSDISAKRVIIESDGKNIIIDNPQVTRIEAQGAVSFQVVGDVSESAAIESVSITEEDIDLVAEKTGLSDRNLIRDKLTAENGDIAKAILDLSGDSAP; encoded by the coding sequence ATGATGCCGAATATGGATCCAAGGACAATGAAGAACCTGATGGCAAGAATGGGCATAAAGTCCTCCGACATAAGCGCAAAAAGAGTCATAATAGAATCCGATGGCAAGAACATAATAATAGACAATCCGCAGGTTACTAGGATAGAGGCCCAGGGCGCCGTGAGCTTCCAGGTTGTGGGCGACGTAAGCGAAAGCGCGGCCATAGAGTCTGTCAGCATAACCGAGGAGGACATAGATCTCGTCGCTGAAAAAACCGGCTTATCCGATAGGAACCTTATAAGGGACAAGCTAACGGCCGAAAACGGTGACATAGCCAAGGCGATCCTGGATCTTTCAGGCGATAGCGCTCCCTAA